In the genome of Mucilaginibacter sp. 14171R-50, the window GTGTGCCGCTGCAGCTGTACATTTCAATACCTTCGTAAATATCAACCTTATCTAAACGCAGGGGTTTGCCTATGGTTATGGCATGGCCCATGCCCGATTGCGGGCTATCTGGCGCTACTACCACCACCCTGCCAAGCTCTTTCATGGTGTGCATAAGGGCTTTTATACCCGGCGCGGTTATACCATCATCATTTACTACAAGTATTGTGGGCTGCTTTGTTTTCATGCTGGTGCAAAAATAGAGAATTTGAAACAAGCCTGCTGATGAAATAAAATTAAAAGTGCCTGGGTAATATCAAACTACCTTATTCACACCAGGAATACGCACTATTGCCAATCCTAATAAAAAGCTAAGTACTACCGCTGTTGGTGCAACAACCAATAGTTTTATAGCGGGATCTATGCCCCAGTTCCGTGCCATAACCGATAAGGAGATGATGATAAGCGGGTGAAAAATATAAACAGCGAATGTGCTGCGCGATAATTTGCTCAGAAAAGCCGATGACTTATTCCACCTGTATTTGCCAATGCCAAGCAGCGAACTAATAATAGCAAAGCCCACCAATTGTTCCCATACGGCATACCATAACGATTGCCAGTGGATGCCGCCGGTAAACCAGGCTACCGGAAAATTGAGCAAATTGCGTACAATAAAAAATAAAGGAAAGCCGATAAGCACCACGCACAAGGCAATTGTACGCATACGTTTACCAGTTTTGTACTCGGCATGGTTAAGCCATTTACTTTTCGAAGCTATCAACCCCAATATGAATAAACTAACATACTGAGGAAAATGCCCTAACTGAAAACCTACCGGTTTTAACACCCATCCTACCGGAAATACGATGCGGACAACGTAGCTGATAACACCGATAATTAAGGCAAACACTAAAATGGTTGTAACGGTTGGCATGGCAACTGTCTTGCTTGTCTGCTTAATTACTATACGGTATAAAACATATATAAAAGTGAACAAAAGCAGCGCGGCAACAAACCAAAGAACACCGAAATCTATCCAGCTATTAAAGCCGCCTAAGTATTGCAGGTATGTTATATGATGCTCCCCGACCCAATTATATGGAATATAGCTAAGTATCGGCGAAAGAATAAACGAATAAAAAACTAAAGGCAGGCCCAACCTCATGAGGCGGTCGGTAATGAATTTAACGGGGCCCTTTTTATCATAAGAAGATGGTACAAACAATGCCGACAGGAAAAAGAAAAAGCCCATAAAAAAAGCCTGGTTAACAGCTACAAATGCCGTCATGGGGATAAGGGCAGCTGTAAGCGTGGTTTTTTGAGTATAATACCAGCCACCCGGCGCTCCGTATGCTATAAAGGAATGGTGCATTATTACCAGCACGGTAAGCATCACTTTAAGATGATCGATATAATTTATCTTTTGTTTGGGATGAACAAGCGCCGGCTGAGCTTCAGGTTTAGACATTGTATTGGATTATAGCATTCAAATGTATATGAAAAATTGCTTTGTTAGACATCTGTAATTTGATACACATCTGTAAGAATTTGAGTCTGCAAGGCGATAAACGTTACAAGCACATGCTCAAAAAAGCAAATTACCCTTTGCAGTTAACACGATGTTTGTAACTTGTACAGGTAAACCCTATGTAACCTTAATCCATGAAAGATTCAAACAAAATATGGCGGATATTTTTCGCTGTCGCCATAATAGCTATTGCTATACAGCAGGTAGTATTTTCAGTTTATATGCCCGTTATAGTCCCCTGGCCCAAGGATCTTGTAACATCGCACGTGGCAGTTTGGGTAGGGAGCATTATACTGGCTACCTTGGGTGGGCTGATAATTGTTGATAACAAAGCACGGCCGGCCGCTGTTTATTTAGGGCTGATATTCCTGACACTACTGATTATATTTCATATACCCAATCAGTTCAGGACCACACCTGCTTTTTTAGGAAGCTGGGCTAATGCACTTAAAATATTCGCTTTGAGCGGCTGCGCGCTTATAGTTGCTGCATCGGCGCCAAAATCCGGAGCCTATGTAACAGGGTTTGAGGCCATCATACCCGCCGGCCGCTTCTTTTTGGCTATAACCATGTTTGTGTTTGGCATAGAGCATTTTGTTTACATAGACTTTGTGCCGGGGCTTGTACCCCAATGGGCTGTCTTCCCTGTTTTCTGGACTTATTTTACAGGCGCAGCGCTCATCGCGGCGGGCTTAGGAATAATGCTGAACATAAAACTTCGCCTGGCAGCAAATTTACTGGGTTTAATGATATTCATATGGTTTTTGCTACTCCACATTCCACGGGCACTTGCGGATCCGCGAGGTTTACATGGCAACGAGATTGTAAGCGCCTTAGAGGCATTGGCATTTAGCAGCAGCGCGTTTATACTTGCCGCTATCAGCAAAAACAAGGACGGTGATTTTAAGCGTAAAAGAAAAAAGGCTTAACAGTTATACAGCTAGTATCTCGTAGCCTCGAAAATAAACCAGGCGTTTAAAATGATATAAGCCACCAACACAACCTGCGCAAATATGAAATCGAACTTTTTGGCTTTTTCAATTTGTTCGCGCTTTACCATTTTCAGAGAAAGTGAAGTGCCGATAATCACCGCCAAAATGAATATCAGGGTAACGCCATGAAGGGTATCAACCAGCGTAAATGTAGTGGATTCGGGAAGCGACGAATCGACTATATACTTGTTACCAATAACGGCAAAAAGGGCGCCAACGCTTAAACCAAAGCGTGAGTCGATACTATCCGTGTGGATGTAAAAGCACATATAAGCTATCAGGAATGCGACATACATCCCCAGGAACATTTTCCAGAACAAACCCATAGCATTTCTGTCCAGCTGCACCCTAACTTTAAAGTTGCTGTATTCGGTATGGGGCTTGGCCAGGCTCTCGTCGCCAAAACCGGTTTCGTAAACTTTGATACCTGTTGATACATTCAAACTATCAATGTGCCAGCCGCGCAGGGTGAAGCGAGGGTCGAAATGCTTGCCCAGTGTATCGGCTGCAAACACCAGCGACTTCGAATCAAATTGCGAATTTTCGATCGAGAAACGCAGCTTCTGCCTGTCGAACGGAAAGTTATTTATAGCCCAGGAATCCTTCATTACACATTGCAGCTTCATCAGTAAATATATCCTGTTGTCGCTCGAATCTACGGTTGAGTAAGAGGTTGTAACTGATTTGGCTTGCGGTACTTCCAGGTTGTGCAAAAAATCGAACTTTTTGTTCTTATATTTAAGCCACAGCCACAGATTAATGCTGTATTCTTTATCCTTAAAATTTATATCGTGAATGCTGGTGATATAAATGCCGCTGTAAACGGTATCAGGACGTGCCGTCTGAGCCGTCACAGATTCACTTGAAAAAACTGCTGCCAGTACGGTAAATGCCAAAAACAATTTACCAATATATTTTGCCATTATAAGGATTTGAGGTATAAGCTAAAAATAGATATTTTGTTTGACTATTAACATCATACAAACCTATATCTTAAAGCTGGTACCTCTTAGCACTTATTTAGTACCGATAGTTACCGTTCCCCCGGTTTTGAAAAGGTCGTGCGATACAAAATAGCCCTTGTTCTCTTTTCCGTTCACTTTTACCGATATGATGTGCCTTCCTTTTCCA includes:
- a CDS encoding acyltransferase, whose protein sequence is MSKPEAQPALVHPKQKINYIDHLKVMLTVLVIMHHSFIAYGAPGGWYYTQKTTLTAALIPMTAFVAVNQAFFMGFFFFLSALFVPSSYDKKGPVKFITDRLMRLGLPLVFYSFILSPILSYIPYNWVGEHHITYLQYLGGFNSWIDFGVLWFVAALLLFTFIYVLYRIVIKQTSKTVAMPTVTTILVFALIIGVISYVVRIVFPVGWVLKPVGFQLGHFPQYVSLFILGLIASKSKWLNHAEYKTGKRMRTIALCVVLIGFPLFFIVRNLLNFPVAWFTGGIHWQSLWYAVWEQLVGFAIISSLLGIGKYRWNKSSAFLSKLSRSTFAVYIFHPLIIISLSVMARNWGIDPAIKLLVVAPTAVVLSFLLGLAIVRIPGVNKVV